A genome region from Setaria italica strain Yugu1 chromosome III, Setaria_italica_v2.0, whole genome shotgun sequence includes the following:
- the LOC101755512 gene encoding uncharacterized protein LOC101755512 has translation MNKGKIFKLAKGFRGRAKNCIRIARERVEKALQYSYRDRRNKKRDMRSLWIERINAGTRLHGVNYGNFMHGLMKENIQLNRKVLSELSMHEPYSFKALVDVSRNAFPGNRPVPAKEGLASIL, from the exons ATGAACAAGGGCAAAATTTTCAAGTTAGCTAAGGGATTCAGAGGAAGGGCAAAAAACTGTATAAGGATAGCAAGGGAGAGGGTGGAAAAGGCACTGCAGTATTCATACAGGGATCGGCGCAACAAGAAGAGGGACATGCGATCCCTTTGGATTGAACGCATCAATGCTGGTACACGCCTCCATGGG GTGAACTATGGCAACTTCATGCATGGATTGATGAAGGAGAATATCCAACTCAACAGGAAGGTTCTCTCAGAGCTGTCGATGCATGAGCCATACAGCTTCAAGGCTCTTGTCGATGTATCTCGCAATGCATTTCCTGGGAACAGGCCTGTACCTGCTAAGGAGGGGCTAGCAAGCATTCTGTAA
- the LOC101755919 gene encoding respiratory burst oxidase homolog protein A, with translation MRGGGGPGVGTPGRPRWGSGATTPRSLSTGSSPRGSDRSSDDGEELVEVTLDLLEDDNIVLRSVEPAAAAAAAAGLGMGASPSSVAPPPPRRHPEPPQASSSGAPSRSRSPAMRRTSSHRLLQFSQELKATASRAKQFSQDLTKRFTRTQSRANLAGDQAAAAPSGIDAALEARAQRRRRAQLDRTKSGAQRAIRGLRFISGGNKASNAWIEVQVNFDRLARDGYLSRDDFPECIGMMESQEFAMELFDTLSRRRQMQVDKINKEELREIWQQITDNSFDSRLQIFFDMVDKNADGHITEAEVKEIIMLSASANKLSRLKEQAEEYAALIMEELDPEGLGYIELWQLETLLLQKDTYVNYSQALSYTSQALSQNLAGLRKRSPIRKISSTLNYYLEDNWKRLWVLALWIGIMAGLFIWKFIQYRNRYVFHVMGYCVTTAKGAAETLKLNMALILLPVCRNTITWLRNTKAARALPFDDNINFHKTIAAAIVVGVILHAGNHLVCDFPRLISSPEAKYAPLHEYFGEKKPTYLELVKGVEGITGVIMVVCMLIAFTLATRWFRRSLVKLPRPFDKLTGFNAFWYSHHLFIIVYIALVIHGECLYLIHDWYKKTTWMYLSVPVGLYVGERTLRFFRSGSYSVRLLKVAIYPGNVLTLQMSKPPTFRYKSGQYMFVQCPAVSPFEWHPFSITSAPGDDYLSIHVRQLGDWTRELKRIFSAACEPPVGGKSGLLRADETTKKALPKLLIDGPYGSPAQDYSKYDVLLLVGLGIGATPFISILKDLLNNIIKVEEEEEASSDLYPPIGRSKAHVDLDTLMRITSKPKRVLKTTNAYFYWVTREQGSFDWFKGVMNEIAELDQRNIIEMHNYLTSVFEEGDARSALITMLQALNHAKNGVDIVSGTKVRTHFARPNFKKVLSKIATKHPYAKIGVFYCGAPVLAQELSKLCYEFNGKSTTKFEFRKEHF, from the exons atgcgaggaggaggagggccgggCGTCGGCACGCCGGGTCGCCCGCGATGGGGCTCCGGCGCGACGACGCCGCGGTCGCTGAGCACGGGCTCCTCGCCGCGCGGGTCGGACCGGAGCTCCGACGACGGGGAGGAGCTGGTCGAGGTGACGCTGGACCTGCTGGAGGACGACAACATTGTGCTGCGGAGCgtcgagccggcggcggcggccgccgccgccgcggggctggGGATGGGGGCGTCGCCTTCGTcggtggcgcctcctccgccccggCGCCACCCGGAGCCGCCCCAGGCGTCGTCTTCCGGGGCGCCGTCGCGGTCGCGGTCGCCGGCCATGCGCCGGACCTCCTCGCACCGCCTGCTGCAGTTCTCGCAGGAGCTCAAGGCCACCGCCAGCCGCGCCAAGCAGTTCTCGCAGGACCTCACGAAGCGCTTCACGCGCACCCAGAGCCGCGCGAATCTCGCCGGGgaccaagccgccgccgcgccctcgggcATCGACGCCGCCCTCGAGGCCcgcgcgcagcgccgccgccgggcgcagCTCGACCGCACCAAGTCCGGCGCGCAGCGGGCGATCCGCGGCCTCCGCTTCATCAGCGGCGGCAACAAGGCCAGCAACGCCTGGATCGAGGTCCAGGTCAACTTCGACCGCCTCGCGCGCGACGGCTACCTCTCCCGCGACGACTTCCCCGAATGCATAG GGATGATGGAGTCGCAGGAGTTTGCAATGGAGCTGTTCGACACGctcagccgccgccggcagaTGCAGGTGGACAAGATCAACAAGGAGGAGCTGCGCGAGATCTGGCAGCAGATCACCGATAACAGCTTCGACTCGCGCCTCCAGATCTTCTTCGACAT GGTGGATAAGAATGCAGATGGCCATATCACGGAGGCAGAGGTGAAAGAG ATTATCATGTTAAGCGCTTCTGCTAATAAACTGTCGAGACTTAAGGAGCAAGCCGAAGAGTATGCGGCCTTGATCATGGAGGAACTTGATCCTGAAGGGCTTGGCTACATTGAG CTCTGGCAATTGGAGACACTGCTACTGCAAAAGGATACCTATGTGAACTACAGCCAGGCgttgagctacacaagccaggCACTAAGCCAGAACCTCGCTGGTCTAAGGAAAAGGAGTCCGATCCGAAAAATTAGCAGCACATTGAACTACTATCTGGAGGACAACTGGAAACGTCTATGGGTGCTTGCATTATGGATTGGGATAATGGCTGGATTATTCATTTGGAAGTTCATCCAGTACCGCAACCGGTATGTCTTTCATGTGATGGGCTACTGTGTTACAACTGCAAAGGGTGCTGCTGAGACTCTCAAGCTGAACATGGCACTTATTCTCTTGCCTGTATGCCGCAACACCATCACCTGGCTGCGGAATACAAAAGCTGCAAGGGCATTGCCATTCGATGACAACATAAACTTCCACAAG ACTATTGCAGCGGCAATTGTGGTTGGTGTTATCCTTCATGCAGGGAACCACCTTGTATGTGATTTTCCACGGCTCATAAGTTCACCAGAGGCAAAGTATGCTCCGCTGCACGAGTACTTTGGGGAAAAGAAGCCAACATATTTAGAGCTGGTCAAAGGAGTGGAGGGCATAACAGGGGTAATCATGGTTGTGTGCATGCTTATCGCATTTACTCTAGCAACAAGGTGGTTCCGCCGTAGCCTGGTGAAGCTTCCAAGGCCATTTGACAAATTAACTGGCTTCAATGCATTCTGGTACTCTCATCATTTGTTCATCATTGTGTACATAGCACTTGTTATTCATGGAGAGTGCTTATACCTTATCCACGACTGGTACAAAAAGACG ACATGGATGTATCTCTCAGTGCCTGTTGGTCTGTATGTTGGGGAGAGGACGCTGAGGTTCTTCAGGTCGGGCAGTTATTCTGTCCGGCTATTGAAG GTGGCCATATATCCTGGTAATGTTTTGACATTGCAGATGTCTAAGCCTCCCACATTCCGTTACAAGAGCGGGCAGTATATGTTTGTTCAGTGCCCTGCTGTTTCACCCTTTGAATG GCATCCTTTCTCAATAACTTCGGCACCTGGGGATGATTACCTAAGCATTCATGTTCGGCAACTTGGTGATTGGACACGGGAGCTCAAGCGGATATTCTCAGCAGCTTGCGAGCCACCAGTGGGTGGGAAAAGCGGCCTTCTTCGAGCAGATGAGACAACTAAGAAAGC CTTACCAAAACTTTTGATTGATGGACCATATGGATCTCCTGCACAAGACTACAGCAAGTATGATGTTTTACTACTTGTTGGATTAGGGATTGGTGCCACACCTTTTATTAGCATATTGAAAGATTTGCTCAATAACATCATCAaagtggaggaagaggaa GAAGCTTCAAGCGATCTTTACCCACCAATTGGTCGCAGTAAGGCACATGTTGATCTTGACACCCTTATGAGGATTACCTCAAAACCAAAGAGGGTTTTGAAGACAACAAATGCTTACTTTTATTGGGTGACACGCGAACAAGGCTCTTTTGATTGGTTTAAAGGAGTCATGAATGAGATTGCTGAACTAGATCAAAGG AATATAATTGAGATGCACAACTATCTCACAAGTGTTTTTGAGGAAGGGGATGCTCGATCAGCACTCATCACGATGTTGCAAGCTCTTAACCATGCCAAGAATGGCGTTGATATAGTTTCGGGTACCAAA GTCCGGACACATTTTGCAAGGCCAAATTTTAAGAAAGTCCTATCTAAGATAGCCACCAAACATCCTTATGCTAAAATAG GAGTGTTCTACTGTGGGGCTCCAGTTTTGGCACAGGAACTAAGCAAACTTTGTTATGAATTCAATGGCAAGTCTACAACGAAATTTGAGTTCCGCAAGGAGCATTTCTGA
- the LOC101753094 gene encoding uncharacterized protein LOC101753094, with protein MCWIDYFRGILFCDVLDEDHELRYVELPVAPPDGNLHHPEFGRLHPFVTRSVCVTDGGTMKFVNVARADVEIASKRRPGSGFTMTAWSLVTPLNSERLGWAMDGAIEADKLWMHDSYAKLGLPLLSPEFPFVSLREPDVVYAVLRERHYDGGKTWVLVIHMRSKALRSAIPYNEVEDFDHGEDDDVEINEMASCNIYNNSPVLPSLFSMYLNTSTTT; from the exons ATGTGCTGGATCGACTACTTCAGGGGCATCCTCTTCTGCGACGTGCTCGACGAGGACCACGAGCTCCGGTACGTCGAGCTCCCGGTGGCGCCTCCCGATGGCAACCTCCACCACCCGGAGTTCGGCAGGTTGCACCCGTTCGTGACGCGGAGCGTGTGCGTCACGGACGGCGGCACGATGAAGTTCGTCAACGTCGCCCGCGCCGACGTGGAGATCGCGAGCAAACGCAGGCCTGGTTCTGGTTTCACCATGACCGCCTGGTCGCTGGTGACGCCGTTGAACTCCGAGAGGTTAGGCTGGGCGATGGACGGCGCCATTGAAGCGGACAAGCTCTGGATGCACGACTCGTACGCCAAGCTTGGTCTTCCCCTTCtctcgccggagttcccctttgtGAGCCTGCGTGAACCCGACGTCGTTTACGCCGTGCTGAGGGAGAGGCACTACGATGGTGGGAAGACATGGGTGCTTGTGATTCACATGAGAAGtaag GCGCTGCGATCGGCCATTCCCTACAATGAAGTGGAAGATTTCGACCATGGTGAAGATGACGACGTTGAGATCAATGAGATGGCCTCATGTAACATCTACAATAACAGCCCCGTTCTTCCCAGCTTGTTCTCCATGTACTTGAATACATCTACAACGACCTAG